Proteins found in one Verrucomicrobiia bacterium genomic segment:
- a CDS encoding prepilin-type N-terminal cleavage/methylation domain-containing protein, translating into MDSGTLVADRRRRGFTLIELLVVIAIIAILAGMLLPALAKAKSKAQGIACLNNTKQLTLAWHLYSGDFQDRVANNYGVTETIQAIDRRVFDNWVNNVMYWNPDNATGWRSVTNNEWVLNGVLGKYTGGAIGVYKCPADGYLSPRNRQAGFKQRNRSLAMNAFFGRFSIGNDPTINGRNWGFQDRKQFLKQSDVPNAARTWLFLDEHPDSINDGYFINNPDASNWQDIVASYHNGACGFSFADGHSEIKKWTSGTSKYPVRYQYPAVRTFDGAGRNDFQWWRERTGYIDARTGRGQYGYD; encoded by the coding sequence ATGGATTCCGGCACGCTGGTTGCGGACCGACGCCGTCGGGGGTTCACCCTGATTGAATTGCTGGTGGTGATTGCCATTATCGCCATTCTTGCCGGCATGCTCCTGCCAGCGCTGGCGAAGGCCAAGTCCAAGGCGCAGGGCATTGCCTGCCTGAACAACACCAAGCAACTGACGCTCGCATGGCACCTCTACTCCGGGGATTTTCAAGACCGGGTCGCCAACAACTACGGCGTCACGGAAACCATTCAGGCCATTGATCGGCGGGTGTTCGACAACTGGGTCAACAATGTCATGTACTGGAATCCGGATAATGCGACCGGGTGGAGGAGCGTCACCAACAACGAGTGGGTGCTGAACGGTGTCCTCGGGAAGTACACGGGCGGCGCCATCGGGGTGTACAAGTGCCCGGCCGACGGCTACCTGAGTCCCCGCAATCGGCAGGCCGGATTCAAGCAGCGCAATCGGAGCCTCGCCATGAACGCATTCTTTGGGCGCTTCAGCATCGGCAATGACCCGACCATCAACGGGCGCAATTGGGGATTCCAGGACCGCAAACAATTCCTCAAGCAGTCCGACGTACCCAACGCCGCCAGGACCTGGTTGTTCCTCGACGAGCATCCGGATTCCATCAACGACGGGTATTTCATCAACAACCCCGATGCCTCGAATTGGCAGGACATCGTGGCCTCCTACCACAACGGGGCCTGCGGCTTCTCCTTCGCCGATGGCCATTCCGAGATCAAGAAGTGGACCAGCGGCACGTCGAAATACCCGGTGCGCTACCAGTATCCGGCCGTACGGACCTTCGATGGGGCGGGACGGAACGACTTCCAGTGGTGGCGGGAGCGCACCGGGTACATTGATGCCCGCACGGGACGCGGCCAGTACGGCTATGATTGA
- a CDS encoding UTP--glucose-1-phosphate uridylyltransferase has translation MPRLVDLITSRDDAVRNASIAAVCRDLAAGELLAAAAELDAFRRRADNLYERVRALFFLYDLHRFHLPARLPAGAAPAAIPFRGFEQLLHRRFEEAIDTFLAHQVATGASDGLCSALAAAYYRLGFQTLADQVRRSVRMVRGNQWMFRMGHPVDQPLRVRAELLERGPDGTQPILREQTPVRMDLTHSAWSDIFFLGMDFPEGARVLNVSVDLGVHGRDAVPRPPVSAWLRILDEPVLRLTSVDLGATADLTALAEVFDFARDYLGLLKAAVIASGLVPPGIEGSGQSLADLLSRMVGPGRGLEIVSCVNDIPKGSRLAVSTNLLGCLISVCMRATGQTRGTNLTGPLTEADRRIVLARALLGEWLGGSGGGWQDSGGVWPGIKLITGVAAGEGDPEFGISRGRLMPSHHVFTREEIPETARRALMDSLVVVHGGMAQNVGPILEMVTEKYLLRCEAEWRARHEALTVLDDVVAALSRGDIRAVAAATTRNFREPIQTIIPWASNAFTEQIITRCETAFEGDFWGFWMLGGMSGGGMGFIFNPRRKGEAQERLQALMVETKRELQSGLPFAMDPVVFDYAINEEGTSADLLRNGQALMPPGYYALIAPALLRQGRHELTPARRAELDTLGAAARTRPELRGLVQSLFDALLPRGRAGDGTEGSLAGWLERNGFDRAQHEVIRSDLREGRIGLAQNRLRADAVIEDVQAGDVVDGTRTAAGAARDRLRSLGEAALRRGELAVVTLAAGAGSRWTGGAGTCKALHPYARLSGRHRTFLETHLAKSRQTSRGLGVRLPHVITTSYATHDPTEAFLIRVGNYGYEGPLLLSPGRSVGLRLIPTERDLRFQWEEMPQQLLDVQQQKVRDSLRAALIGWARSTGEAADYTDNVPLQCLHPVGHFFEVPNLLRNGMLARLLAMQPALQHLMVHNIDTLGASADPEVFGQHLDGGACLTFEVITRRLEDRGGGLARVNGRVRLVEGLAMPREQDEFKLSYYNSMTTWVHVDRFLAVMGLTRGDVIAGHQSRILEAIRALAARLPTYVTLKEVKKRWGHGQEDVFPVAQFEKLWGDLTALPEIPCRFVVVPRLRGQQLKDQAQLDGWLRDGSAGYVDSLCDWGAQTALA, from the coding sequence ATGCCGCGCCTTGTAGACCTCATCACCTCCCGCGACGACGCGGTCAGAAACGCCTCGATCGCCGCGGTGTGTCGCGACCTTGCCGCCGGGGAGTTGCTGGCGGCCGCCGCAGAGCTCGACGCCTTCCGTCGCCGTGCCGACAACCTCTATGAGCGGGTGCGGGCCCTGTTCTTCCTGTACGACCTCCATCGGTTCCACCTCCCCGCGCGCCTCCCGGCCGGGGCGGCCCCGGCGGCAATTCCCTTCCGCGGGTTCGAACAGCTGCTGCATCGGCGGTTTGAGGAGGCGATTGACACCTTCCTCGCACACCAGGTCGCCACGGGCGCGTCGGACGGCCTTTGCTCGGCCCTCGCTGCCGCCTACTACCGCCTCGGTTTTCAGACGCTGGCGGATCAGGTTCGTCGCAGCGTCCGCATGGTCCGGGGCAATCAATGGATGTTTCGAATGGGCCACCCGGTGGACCAGCCGCTGCGGGTGCGTGCCGAGCTTTTGGAGCGGGGGCCTGATGGCACCCAACCCATTCTGCGGGAGCAGACCCCGGTCCGGATGGACCTCACCCATTCCGCATGGAGCGACATCTTCTTCCTGGGAATGGATTTTCCGGAGGGGGCCCGGGTGCTCAACGTATCCGTGGATCTGGGAGTCCATGGACGGGATGCCGTGCCGCGCCCCCCGGTGAGTGCCTGGCTCCGGATCCTTGACGAGCCGGTGCTGCGACTGACCTCCGTGGATCTTGGGGCCACTGCGGATCTCACCGCGCTGGCCGAGGTGTTTGATTTTGCCCGGGATTACCTCGGACTCCTCAAGGCGGCGGTGATCGCATCGGGTCTGGTGCCTCCAGGGATTGAGGGCTCCGGTCAGTCGCTGGCCGACCTGCTGTCCCGGATGGTCGGACCCGGCCGCGGCCTTGAGATCGTCTCCTGTGTCAATGACATCCCGAAGGGATCGAGGCTTGCCGTCAGCACCAATCTCCTCGGCTGCCTGATCAGCGTCTGCATGCGGGCGACCGGACAGACCCGGGGAACGAACCTCACGGGACCGTTGACCGAGGCGGACCGCCGGATTGTGCTGGCCCGGGCCCTCCTTGGGGAGTGGTTGGGCGGCAGCGGGGGCGGCTGGCAGGACTCCGGAGGCGTCTGGCCCGGCATTAAGCTGATCACCGGGGTGGCGGCGGGTGAGGGCGACCCGGAGTTCGGAATCTCGCGGGGCCGGCTCATGCCGTCGCATCATGTGTTCACCCGGGAGGAGATCCCCGAAACGGCGCGCCGGGCGCTCATGGATTCCCTGGTCGTGGTGCACGGTGGCATGGCGCAGAACGTCGGGCCAATTCTGGAGATGGTGACCGAGAAATACCTGCTTCGCTGCGAAGCCGAATGGCGTGCACGGCACGAGGCCCTGACGGTCCTGGATGACGTCGTCGCCGCGCTCAGCCGCGGAGACATCCGGGCCGTGGCCGCCGCCACCACCCGCAATTTCCGCGAGCCAATTCAGACGATCATCCCGTGGGCATCGAACGCGTTTACCGAGCAGATCATCACCCGATGTGAGACGGCCTTTGAGGGCGACTTCTGGGGATTCTGGATGCTCGGGGGCATGTCGGGTGGGGGTATGGGCTTCATCTTCAACCCGCGGCGCAAGGGCGAGGCGCAGGAGCGTCTCCAGGCGTTGATGGTGGAGACCAAGCGCGAACTCCAGAGCGGACTGCCGTTTGCCATGGACCCCGTCGTCTTTGATTACGCGATCAATGAGGAGGGAACCTCGGCGGACCTCCTGCGGAATGGGCAGGCTCTCATGCCGCCGGGCTACTACGCGCTCATCGCCCCCGCGCTGCTCCGGCAGGGCCGTCATGAATTGACCCCGGCGCGCCGCGCGGAGTTGGACACCCTGGGTGCCGCTGCGCGGACACGTCCCGAGCTTCGGGGCCTGGTGCAAAGCCTCTTCGACGCCCTGCTGCCGCGGGGTCGTGCCGGGGATGGGACGGAGGGATCGCTGGCCGGGTGGCTCGAACGCAATGGCTTCGATCGCGCGCAGCACGAGGTTATCCGGTCCGATCTGCGTGAAGGCCGCATCGGTCTGGCACAAAACCGCCTCCGGGCGGATGCGGTCATCGAGGATGTGCAGGCCGGGGATGTTGTGGATGGAACCCGGACGGCGGCGGGCGCCGCGCGAGACCGCTTGCGGTCTCTTGGGGAGGCGGCGCTGCGGCGGGGCGAGCTCGCGGTGGTCACCCTGGCCGCCGGTGCCGGGTCGCGCTGGACCGGCGGGGCGGGAACCTGCAAGGCCTTGCATCCGTACGCACGGCTGTCCGGGCGCCACCGCACATTTCTCGAAACGCATCTGGCCAAATCGCGACAAACCTCGCGCGGGCTTGGCGTCCGGTTGCCGCACGTCATCACGACGAGCTATGCGACGCACGACCCGACCGAGGCGTTCCTCATCCGGGTGGGAAACTACGGCTACGAAGGGCCGCTGCTGCTGTCGCCGGGGCGGAGTGTCGGGTTGCGGCTGATTCCGACCGAACGCGACCTGCGGTTCCAGTGGGAGGAGATGCCCCAGCAGCTCCTGGACGTTCAGCAGCAGAAGGTGAGGGACAGTCTCCGTGCGGCGCTGATCGGCTGGGCCCGCAGCACCGGGGAGGCGGCGGACTACACGGACAACGTCCCGCTTCAGTGCCTGCACCCGGTCGGGCATTTCTTTGAGGTCCCGAACCTGTTGCGCAACGGGATGCTGGCACGGTTGCTGGCGATGCAGCCGGCGCTGCAACATCTCATGGTGCACAATATTGACACCCTGGGTGCATCGGCAGATCCGGAGGTCTTTGGGCAGCATCTTGACGGCGGCGCCTGTCTGACGTTCGAGGTCATCACCCGGCGGCTGGAAGACCGGGGCGGCGGTCTGGCCCGGGTCAATGGGCGGGTGCGGCTGGTCGAGGGGCTCGCCATGCCCCGCGAGCAGGATGAGTTCAAGCTGAGCTACTACAACTCGATGACCACGTGGGTCCATGTGGACCGCTTTCTTGCCGTGATGGGACTGACCCGCGGGGACGTGATCGCCGGGCATCAGAGCCGCATTCTGGAGGCCATCCGGGCTCTGGCGGCGCGGTTGCCCACGTATGTCACCCTCAAGGAGGTGAAAAAGCGCTGGGGCCACGGGCAGGAGGATGTGTTTCCCGTGGCGCAGTTTGAGAAACTCTGGGGCGACCTGACGGCGCTCCCGGAGATTCCGTGTCGCTTTGTAGTGGTCCCGCGGCTTCGCGGGCAGCAGCTCAAGGATCAGGCCCAGCTCGATGGATGGCTCCGGGATGGCTCGGCCGGGTACGTGGATTCGTTGTGCGATTGGGGAGCGCAGACGGCCTTGGCGTAA
- a CDS encoding MBL fold metallo-hydrolase has protein sequence MACRFTILGSGSGGNCAYLESGETRLLIDAGFSARQIRERLASIGCTPEGLTGIVVTHEHGDHIQGLGVLAGRLQVPVYANRLTREAIQRQFPAARMAFSVFETGGTFALGGLEVRTFSVPHDAMDPVGLVLATPAGELGVLTDLGHVTRLILERVRSVRWLLLEANHDLKLLQNDLRRPWSTKQRILSRHGHLSNEAAAEVAAQLAPGPLRRIYLGHLSRDCNRPELAREAVHRRLCGLGATSVEVHETSQSAPCPTLELA, from the coding sequence ATGGCATGCCGGTTTACGATTCTGGGGAGCGGGAGCGGGGGCAACTGCGCCTACCTCGAATCCGGAGAGACCCGGCTGCTGATTGATGCGGGATTCAGCGCGCGCCAGATCCGGGAGCGACTGGCGTCCATCGGATGCACCCCGGAGGGGCTGACGGGCATCGTTGTCACACATGAGCACGGCGACCACATCCAGGGCCTCGGGGTTCTTGCGGGCCGGTTGCAGGTCCCGGTCTACGCCAACCGGCTCACCCGGGAAGCGATCCAGCGGCAGTTCCCCGCGGCACGGATGGCGTTTTCAGTGTTTGAGACGGGCGGAACGTTTGCGCTTGGGGGCCTTGAGGTCAGGACGTTCAGCGTTCCCCACGATGCCATGGATCCTGTGGGCCTGGTATTGGCGACGCCTGCGGGAGAGCTGGGGGTCCTTACGGACTTGGGGCATGTGACCCGACTCATCCTGGAGCGTGTCCGTTCGGTCCGCTGGCTGTTGCTGGAGGCCAATCACGACCTCAAGCTTCTGCAGAACGACTTGCGGCGCCCTTGGAGCACCAAACAGCGGATTTTGAGCCGGCACGGGCACCTTTCCAACGAGGCAGCAGCCGAAGTCGCCGCGCAGTTGGCGCCGGGACCGCTGCGAAGGATCTACCTCGGACATCTCAGCCGCGATTGCAACCGGCCCGAGTTGGCCCGCGAGGCGGTTCACCGACGCCTTTGCGGGCTGGGGGCCACGTCGGTCGAGGTGCATGAGACGTCGCAGTCGGCTCCGTGCCCGACCCTGGAACTGGCCTGA
- a CDS encoding mechanosensitive ion channel family protein translates to MKHLLRPDYWLRLWILLLATTLVWAVTAQAPGDASGTNAPGSEPSLLTRSLHLADPPKAFVQENRSLLTFGLDRVEFLQTQLLHRPLWQYLATILYVIIALQVSRWLDWVIHTRLKRLAEKTATEWDDILIGLVDGPVKVVAFVLLLNIGLQLFDWPEGLEFWFSRLTLVAVAVSIVLVVLRAVDAAAVVWRRKLPDDGDRAFNDHFLRLVAKAAKIIITIVAGFTLMGHLGFDIRTALASVSVLGLALGLAAQDTVGNLFGAVAVFLDKPFKIGERVQIGEADGVVEEMGLRSTRLRTLDGFLLTVPNKEVGNSRIVNITRRPNIRTLFSIGLTYDTPAPRMQRAAELLEEILRNDPGTHDFIVHFNKFGDYFLNLAAVYWCKTTDYREYTRIYQRVNLTIKERFDAEGLRFAFPTQTIQVETGTAPQSAAPEPRT, encoded by the coding sequence ATGAAGCACCTCCTCCGCCCCGATTACTGGCTCCGGCTCTGGATCCTGCTGCTCGCCACCACGCTCGTTTGGGCGGTGACGGCGCAGGCGCCCGGGGACGCGTCCGGGACCAACGCCCCGGGCTCCGAACCCTCGCTGCTCACGCGCAGCCTGCACCTTGCGGATCCCCCAAAGGCCTTCGTCCAGGAGAACCGGTCACTCCTCACGTTCGGTCTCGACCGGGTCGAGTTCCTTCAAACCCAACTGCTCCACCGGCCGCTCTGGCAGTATCTCGCCACGATCCTCTACGTGATCATCGCCCTCCAGGTCTCCCGCTGGCTCGACTGGGTGATCCACACGAGACTCAAGCGCCTTGCCGAAAAGACGGCGACCGAATGGGACGACATTCTGATCGGGCTGGTGGACGGCCCGGTGAAGGTGGTGGCGTTTGTGCTGCTGCTGAACATCGGGCTCCAGTTGTTTGACTGGCCCGAGGGCCTCGAGTTCTGGTTCTCGAGGCTCACGCTGGTTGCTGTGGCGGTCTCCATCGTTCTGGTCGTGTTGCGCGCCGTGGATGCCGCGGCGGTGGTGTGGCGCAGGAAACTGCCGGACGATGGCGACCGCGCCTTCAACGATCACTTTCTCCGACTGGTGGCCAAGGCGGCGAAGATCATCATCACCATCGTGGCGGGCTTCACGCTGATGGGACACCTCGGCTTTGACATCCGCACGGCCCTCGCGTCGGTCTCGGTGCTCGGCCTTGCGCTGGGCTTGGCGGCGCAGGACACCGTGGGCAACCTCTTCGGCGCCGTGGCCGTGTTCCTCGACAAACCCTTCAAAATCGGCGAACGGGTCCAGATCGGGGAGGCGGATGGCGTCGTGGAGGAGATGGGGCTCCGCTCCACCCGACTGCGCACCCTGGACGGCTTCCTCCTAACGGTGCCGAACAAGGAGGTGGGCAACTCCCGGATCGTCAACATCACACGCCGCCCGAACATCCGCACCCTCTTCTCAATCGGCCTCACCTACGACACCCCGGCGCCGCGGATGCAGCGCGCTGCGGAACTGCTGGAGGAGATCCTGCGCAACGATCCCGGAACGCACGACTTCATCGTTCACTTTAATAAATTCGGCGATTACTTCCTCAACCTCGCCGCCGTGTACTGGTGCAAGACCACCGACTACCGTGAGTACACAAGGATCTATCAGCGGGTCAATCTGACCATCAAGGAACGGTTCGATGCGGAGGGCCTCCGCTTCGCGTTCCCGACCCAGACGATTCAGGTGGAAACGGGAACCGCGCCGCAGTCGGCAGCGCCCGAGCCCCGCACCTGA
- the accD gene encoding acetyl-CoA carboxylase, carboxyltransferase subunit beta, whose translation MPSRPVKRKSVVTDPVEPRVTPPPLSTDTTFLSRPKIASRSRKRDMPEGLWTKCPSCESLIYDKELDDHLKVCPKCGHHLPIGARERIHSLVETCSFQEMDAHMESVDILKFTGTASYEAKLAANRNKSSMLKDAVVTGIGSMGTHRVALGVMDFSFLGGSMGSVVGEKLTRLIEAGTSRGLPVIIVSTSGGARMYEGMFSLMQMAKTCAALALHARQRLPYVSVLTNPTYAGVIASFATIGDLILAEPGAMIGFAGPRVIKDTTQAELPEGFQTSEFLQQHGLIDAIVPRREMKTRLVGFLDYLMGGRRTA comes from the coding sequence ATGCCCTCGCGCCCTGTGAAACGAAAGAGCGTCGTGACCGACCCGGTGGAGCCACGGGTCACGCCTCCCCCGCTGTCCACGGACACCACCTTCCTGTCCCGCCCCAAGATCGCCTCCCGCTCCCGAAAGCGGGACATGCCCGAGGGGCTGTGGACCAAGTGTCCCTCGTGCGAGTCACTGATCTATGACAAGGAATTGGACGACCACCTCAAGGTGTGTCCGAAATGCGGCCACCACCTCCCGATCGGCGCCCGGGAACGGATCCATTCCCTGGTGGAGACCTGTTCGTTCCAGGAGATGGATGCCCACATGGAGTCCGTGGACATCCTCAAATTCACCGGCACGGCCAGCTACGAAGCCAAGCTCGCTGCGAACCGGAACAAGTCCTCGATGCTCAAGGACGCCGTGGTCACGGGCATCGGCTCCATGGGCACCCACCGGGTCGCCCTGGGTGTCATGGATTTCAGCTTCCTGGGGGGCTCGATGGGGTCGGTGGTCGGGGAAAAGCTGACTCGCCTCATCGAGGCAGGCACCAGCAGGGGTCTGCCGGTCATCATCGTCTCCACCAGCGGCGGTGCCCGCATGTACGAGGGCATGTTCAGTCTGATGCAGATGGCCAAAACGTGCGCCGCCCTCGCATTGCATGCCCGGCAGCGGTTGCCCTACGTGTCGGTACTGACCAACCCCACCTACGCCGGGGTCATCGCCAGTTTTGCCACGATCGGGGACCTCATCCTGGCCGAACCCGGCGCCATGATCGGCTTCGCCGGTCCTCGGGTGATCAAGGACACCACCCAGGCGGAACTGCCCGAGGGCTTCCAAACCTCCGAGTTCCTTCAGCAGCACGGGCTCATTGACGCCATCGTCCCGCGGCGGGAAATGAAAACCCGCCTGGTGGGCTTCCTGGACTACCTGATGGGCGGACGACGCACGGCCTGA
- the rpoN gene encoding RNA polymerase factor sigma-54, with the protein MSQGLHLSQRLSQQLVLSPQLQQSLALLQAPVLELKAMVEQELQQNPVLEEAPGLESGSEDREDREGPALMADPAEPPPDTRFDPATEKASSEPVDRLDAEMQRLMLMDQEWRDFFGAAQRAGKASPEDEERRQFLLDSLTVGTSLQEELLDQVRNTDLAPRQRQVAELIVGNIDDHGYLQSSIAELSFSTGIPTGDLEAALATVQGFQPPGVGARDLRECLMLQLERAGRAGSQEYRVLRDHMDCLGKRRFPEIARHLNVSVGEAQAIAGRIARLDPRPGRSFSSEPEQYVVPEVIVTRGSDGEYTVTTVNDHLPQLRISNLYKDLLSRAETSAEVREYIREKIKAGKFLIKSLHQRQSTILGIAQEIVKRQRAFMDHGVSHLRPMTMLQVAEVVGVHETTVSRAVAGKYLSCPQGIFELKYFFTSGLATASGEQVSNKSVKTVLAELIASEDKSAPLSDEELVARLVASGTMIARRTVAKYRTELNVLPSHLRRVY; encoded by the coding sequence GTGTCCCAAGGGCTTCATCTATCCCAGCGGTTGTCCCAGCAGCTGGTGTTGTCGCCGCAGCTGCAGCAGTCGCTGGCATTGTTGCAGGCGCCCGTGCTGGAGCTGAAGGCAATGGTTGAGCAGGAACTCCAGCAGAATCCAGTCTTGGAGGAGGCCCCGGGGTTGGAGTCAGGATCCGAAGATCGGGAAGACCGGGAGGGGCCCGCGCTCATGGCAGACCCGGCTGAACCGCCGCCCGACACCCGGTTTGACCCGGCAACGGAGAAGGCATCGTCGGAACCGGTGGACCGGCTGGATGCCGAGATGCAGCGTCTGATGCTCATGGACCAGGAGTGGCGCGATTTTTTCGGCGCCGCCCAGCGCGCCGGCAAGGCCTCCCCCGAGGATGAAGAACGCCGCCAGTTCCTGCTCGATTCCCTGACCGTAGGCACCTCGCTTCAGGAGGAATTGCTCGACCAGGTGCGCAACACGGACCTCGCCCCCCGGCAGCGGCAGGTCGCTGAACTGATCGTCGGCAACATTGACGACCACGGTTACCTCCAGTCGTCCATCGCCGAGCTTTCGTTCTCCACCGGCATTCCGACGGGCGACCTGGAAGCCGCGCTGGCCACAGTCCAAGGCTTCCAGCCGCCGGGGGTGGGCGCCCGCGACCTGCGGGAGTGCCTGATGCTTCAACTGGAACGGGCCGGCCGCGCCGGCTCCCAGGAATATCGCGTACTGCGGGATCACATGGATTGCCTCGGGAAGCGGCGCTTCCCGGAGATTGCCCGCCACCTGAACGTCAGCGTCGGCGAGGCCCAGGCGATTGCCGGGCGCATTGCCCGGCTGGATCCCAGGCCGGGACGCAGCTTCTCCTCCGAACCCGAACAGTATGTGGTGCCTGAGGTCATCGTGACCCGCGGCTCGGACGGCGAGTACACGGTGACTACGGTCAATGACCACCTGCCCCAATTGCGGATCAGCAACCTCTACAAGGATCTCCTTTCCCGCGCCGAAACCTCGGCCGAGGTGCGCGAGTACATCCGCGAGAAGATCAAGGCGGGGAAATTCCTCATCAAGAGCCTCCATCAGCGACAAAGCACCATTCTCGGCATCGCCCAGGAAATCGTGAAGCGGCAGCGGGCCTTCATGGATCACGGCGTCTCGCACCTCCGGCCCATGACCATGCTCCAGGTGGCCGAGGTGGTCGGCGTCCACGAAACCACCGTGAGCCGCGCCGTCGCCGGCAAATACCTCTCGTGTCCCCAGGGAATTTTCGAGCTCAAGTACTTCTTCACCTCGGGCCTCGCCACCGCCTCAGGCGAACAGGTCTCCAACAAGAGCGTGAAGACCGTGCTCGCCGAGTTGATTGCGTCCGAGGACAAGTCCGCCCCGCTGTCGGACGAGGAGTTGGTCGCGCGGCTTGTGGCGTCGGGCACCATGATCGCCCGACGCACCGTGGCCAAATACCGCACCGAGCTCAACGTCCTGCCCAGCCATCTTCGGCGCGTGTACTGA
- a CDS encoding NCS2 family permease gives MTAGLGNASPASIRTEIQGGIAIFLAIAYIVVIEPAVLSGQAVGMTTGIPAGAAFTATCLAAAVSCFLMGAIGRLPIAAAPYMGENFFFVTALIPAAAAAGYPEPWRAALATTLLAATLLLVVSATGLRRLLAGGIPSSLVHAIGAGIGLFITFLGLKAAGVVVADPANGVGFTRHPLSPDLLVALAGLVTTVALHARGVRSAVIAGIALTFALGAGTRMLLPHLPAAIADSTAVTASRTLGSLHWPATIVSMPPSPAPLLLGLDWTALVDARLLPGALVLFLMILFDATGTLLAVLGVLAPAEGQEPGTSDPRFRRGLLADALGSVAAPLLGTSAVGAYMESTVAGPIGARRGLSAMVVGVLFLLAMPLAPLVASFGSYPPATAPALILVGALLAGGVRRIPWDDATEAVPALATVAGIPLTFSIAHGIAFGFVLWPLMKAAAGRRREVRSVAWILGILAAASLVLQ, from the coding sequence ATGACGGCTGGCTTGGGCAACGCATCACCCGCATCCATCCGAACGGAGATCCAGGGCGGGATCGCCATCTTTCTGGCCATCGCCTACATCGTCGTTATCGAACCGGCGGTGTTGTCCGGACAGGCGGTGGGCATGACCACGGGAATCCCGGCCGGCGCGGCGTTCACCGCCACCTGCCTTGCGGCCGCAGTGTCCTGCTTTCTCATGGGGGCCATTGGACGCCTCCCCATCGCCGCGGCCCCGTACATGGGGGAGAATTTCTTTTTCGTCACGGCCCTCATCCCGGCCGCGGCCGCCGCGGGCTATCCGGAGCCGTGGCGCGCGGCCCTTGCGACGACGCTGCTCGCGGCAACCCTGCTGCTGGTGGTGAGTGCCACCGGACTCCGCCGCCTGCTCGCCGGAGGGATTCCGTCGAGCCTCGTCCACGCCATCGGCGCCGGCATCGGTCTCTTCATCACCTTCCTCGGGCTCAAGGCGGCCGGCGTGGTGGTGGCGGATCCAGCGAACGGCGTGGGCTTCACGCGCCACCCATTGTCGCCGGACCTGCTGGTGGCCCTTGCGGGCCTGGTGACCACGGTCGCGCTGCACGCCCGGGGTGTTCGCAGCGCGGTGATTGCCGGCATTGCCCTCACCTTCGCCCTCGGCGCGGGAACTCGAATGCTCCTACCCCACCTGCCGGCGGCGATCGCGGACAGCACCGCCGTGACCGCGAGCAGGACCCTCGGCTCCCTGCACTGGCCGGCGACCATCGTTTCAATGCCTCCCTCCCCGGCGCCGCTGCTGCTAGGGCTGGACTGGACGGCCCTTGTGGACGCCCGCCTTCTCCCGGGCGCGCTGGTCCTGTTCCTGATGATCTTGTTCGACGCCACGGGGACGCTGCTGGCCGTCCTGGGCGTTCTGGCCCCCGCCGAAGGCCAAGAGCCTGGCACGTCCGATCCCCGGTTTCGGAGGGGATTGCTCGCCGATGCCCTGGGATCCGTCGCGGCCCCCCTGTTGGGCACCAGTGCCGTCGGCGCCTACATGGAAAGCACCGTGGCTGGGCCGATCGGGGCCCGGCGGGGCCTGTCGGCCATGGTGGTCGGGGTGCTCTTCCTCCTGGCGATGCCGCTCGCGCCGCTGGTCGCGAGCTTCGGGAGCTATCCGCCCGCCACCGCGCCTGCACTCATTCTCGTTGGCGCACTGCTGGCTGGCGGCGTCCGAAGAATCCCTTGGGACGACGCCACCGAGGCGGTACCGGCACTGGCCACCGTGGCCGGAATTCCGCTCACCTTCTCCATCGCACATGGCATCGCCTTCGGATTCGTCCTGTGGCCGCTGATGAAAGCGGCCGCCGGCCGCCGCCGCGAAGTCCGGAGTGTGGCGTGGATTCTGGGAATCCTGGCCGCCGCAAGCCTGGTCCTCCAATGA